The Inediibacterium massiliense genome has a segment encoding these proteins:
- a CDS encoding UDP-3-O-(3-hydroxymyristoyl)glucosamine N-acyltransferase, whose amino-acid sequence MKKFTFHIQDLQYEEEYSHKDLKDFYIFYVSTNKNPKSHSLIFSNKWSLEDEKDLSNVENSLILVNKDAWIEDKNIINNNQVLYVDCPRKHYAMILQYILQKEKETREYHNYKENIVIGENVYIGENTIIEPFVLIDHDVVIGSNCIIESGVKIRKYVKIGNHTRIRENSVIGGPGFGVERKTNKNPIRIPHIGGVHIGEHVIIGAMNSIASGTIEPTIIEDHIITDDLVFIAHNCKIKKGTLVTACAQISGSTIIGENNWIGPNAAIMQKIQLGQDCMVGLGAVVTKSFEDNQIIAGNPAQPIDRLKDMRNAQKKLLYKDQK is encoded by the coding sequence ATGAAAAAATTTACTTTTCATATTCAAGATTTACAGTATGAAGAGGAATATTCTCATAAAGATTTAAAGGATTTTTATATATTTTATGTTTCTACCAATAAAAATCCTAAAAGTCATTCTTTGATTTTTTCAAATAAGTGGTCCCTAGAAGATGAAAAAGATCTGTCTAATGTAGAGAATAGCTTGATTTTAGTGAATAAAGACGCATGGATTGAAGATAAAAATATTATAAATAATAATCAAGTGCTTTATGTGGATTGCCCTAGAAAACATTATGCAATGATTCTTCAATATATTTTACAAAAGGAAAAAGAGACAAGAGAGTATCATAATTATAAAGAGAATATTGTCATAGGAGAAAATGTATATATAGGAGAAAATACCATAATAGAACCTTTTGTATTGATTGATCATGATGTAGTGATCGGATCCAATTGTATCATTGAATCAGGGGTAAAGATTAGAAAATATGTTAAAATTGGAAATCATACTAGAATTCGAGAAAATAGTGTCATTGGAGGACCTGGATTTGGAGTAGAGAGAAAAACCAACAAAAATCCTATTAGAATTCCTCATATTGGAGGAGTCCATATAGGAGAACATGTTATTATAGGAGCCATGAATTCTATTGCTTCTGGAACAATTGAGCCTACTATAATAGAAGATCATATTATAACAGACGATTTAGTTTTTATTGCTCATAATTGTAAAATCAAAAAAGGTACGTTGGTTACTGCCTGTGCACAGATTAGCGGCAGTACTATTATTGGGGAAAATAATTGGATTGGACCGAATGCTGCTATTATGCAAAAAATACAGTTAGGACAAGATTGTATGGTTGGATTAGGAGCGGTAGTAACAAAATCATTTGAAGACAATCAAATTATAGCAGGAAATCCTGCACAGCCAATAGATAGATTGAAGGATATGAGAAATGCTCAAAAAAAATTACTGTATAAGGATCAAAAATAA
- a CDS encoding nucleotide sugar dehydrogenase, translating into MYKSLKEKFLDKSAIVSVIGLGYVGLPLAIAFAQAGYKVFGIDTSKDKIQSLQNGKSYILDISDEDLQNVIHKNLFVGDDFSVLNKTDAISICVPTPLNKTKDPDLSYLSLAIEKIIKFIKKGTLIILESTTYPGTTEELITKPIENNKKYKLGVDFFVCFSPERIDPGNKKLDIRNTPKIIGGDTSHSLELGTTYYHSIFNHMIPVTSTKVAEMTKLLENTFRSVNIALVNELTLMCERMNINIWEVIDAASTKPMGYMPFYPGPGIGGHCIPLDPMYLSWKGKTFDYYNRFIELANDINRNMPRYIVQNIGELLNRQEKSIKNSIIFLIGISYKKNTSDLRESPAIEIYKLLEEKGGKLIYHDPYVPHCKINKKIIYSQNITKENIKSADLIVITTDHNNIDYPFIIKHAKNIFDTRNVTKLYKNKKHITLLGTL; encoded by the coding sequence ATGTATAAATCATTAAAAGAGAAATTTTTAGATAAAAGTGCTATAGTTTCTGTTATAGGCTTAGGATATGTGGGACTTCCTCTTGCTATAGCATTTGCTCAAGCTGGATATAAAGTATTTGGAATTGATACTTCAAAAGATAAAATTCAAAGTTTACAAAATGGAAAATCTTATATTTTAGATATATCAGATGAAGACCTTCAAAATGTCATTCATAAAAATTTATTTGTTGGGGATGATTTTTCTGTTTTAAATAAAACGGATGCTATTAGCATTTGTGTTCCCACTCCTTTAAATAAAACTAAGGACCCTGATCTTTCATATCTTTCTTTGGCTATAGAGAAAATAATAAAATTCATAAAAAAAGGAACCTTAATTATACTAGAGAGCACTACTTATCCAGGTACAACAGAAGAACTCATTACAAAACCTATTGAAAATAACAAAAAATATAAATTAGGAGTAGATTTTTTTGTATGTTTTTCACCTGAAAGAATAGATCCTGGAAATAAAAAATTAGATATAAGAAATACACCTAAAATCATAGGAGGAGATACATCTCATTCTCTTGAATTAGGAACAACTTACTACCACTCTATTTTTAATCACATGATTCCTGTCACCTCAACAAAAGTAGCTGAAATGACAAAATTATTAGAAAATACCTTTCGAAGTGTAAATATAGCTTTGGTTAATGAATTAACTTTAATGTGCGAAAGAATGAATATTAATATATGGGAAGTAATTGATGCGGCTTCTACTAAACCTATGGGCTATATGCCTTTTTATCCTGGCCCTGGTATAGGAGGTCATTGCATCCCATTAGATCCTATGTATTTATCTTGGAAAGGGAAAACTTTTGATTATTACAATCGATTTATAGAACTAGCTAATGATATCAATAGAAATATGCCTAGATATATAGTACAAAATATTGGCGAATTATTAAATCGTCAAGAAAAATCCATAAAAAATTCTATTATTTTTCTTATAGGCATTTCATATAAAAAAAATACAAGTGATCTTCGTGAATCACCTGCTATAGAAATATATAAATTATTAGAAGAAAAAGGAGGAAAATTAATTTATCATGATCCTTATGTTCCTCATTGTAAAATAAATAAAAAAATCATATATTCTCAAAATATTACAAAAGAAAATATCAAAAGTGCAGATCTTATTGTGATTACTACTGATCATAATAATATAGATTATCCTTTCATCATTAAACACGCAAAAAATATTTTTGATACAAGAAATGTTACAAAACTATATAAAAATAAAAAGCATATTACTTTATTAGGAACTCTATAA
- a CDS encoding glycosyltransferase family protein, with protein MITPHYSIKVACILDEFGEEWFKYECNLIPLYLNNWKETLIHTQPDFLLVQSAWQGNHGQWKYKINNLHIKKDSSLKEVVYWCKKNNIPTVFWNIEDPYHFHSFIEAAKEFDYIFTTDSGSIKEYIKIVGHHHVYTLPFAAQPKQHNPIDKDKEKSGKVGFSGTWHKIGHTDRMKDMKKILEPSLKYNVHIYDRMYHYKKDPNYKFPHIYQSHIKEAVPYPQIGSIYKKYDVFLNVNTVQNSPTMFSCRVFEVLACGINLISGYSLGIEKMLPHIVKLCTTKEDTIKYLDLLLNNKDLRDRLSILGLRTILENHTYKHRFETILDKIKFPYEKIKKAGVSIITCTNRKHCMNNIFENYARQTYPYKELILILNNNHMNYDRWIKESKKYENVTIFQIDEQKTLGECLNFAISKSKFDYISKMDDDDYYAPNYMIDMMNAFVYTDADVVGKHAYYIYLPDYNILALKFPNTENQYTPFVAGSTLTFKKKVFEKIKFITHKPSGCDSEFLLDCKKNGFKIYSTDRFNYAGSRRANLEDHTWKITPDEFLRKCEIILYTKDYQTHITI; from the coding sequence ATGATAACTCCCCACTATTCTATAAAGGTTGCTTGTATACTAGATGAATTTGGTGAGGAATGGTTTAAATATGAATGTAATTTAATTCCTTTATATCTGAACAACTGGAAAGAAACACTCATCCATACACAACCAGATTTTTTACTTGTACAATCCGCTTGGCAAGGAAATCATGGTCAGTGGAAATATAAAATTAATAATTTGCATATAAAAAAAGATTCTTCCCTAAAAGAAGTAGTCTATTGGTGTAAAAAAAATAATATTCCTACAGTTTTTTGGAATATTGAAGATCCCTATCATTTTCATTCTTTTATAGAAGCAGCAAAAGAATTTGATTATATCTTTACAACAGATAGTGGCAGTATAAAGGAATATATAAAAATTGTAGGTCATCATCATGTCTATACCCTTCCTTTTGCAGCTCAACCCAAACAACATAATCCAATTGATAAAGATAAAGAAAAATCAGGAAAAGTTGGATTTTCTGGAACTTGGCATAAAATAGGCCATACAGATCGAATGAAAGATATGAAAAAAATATTAGAACCTTCTCTAAAATATAATGTTCATATTTATGATCGAATGTATCATTATAAAAAAGACCCTAATTATAAATTTCCACATATTTATCAATCACATATTAAAGAGGCCGTTCCTTATCCTCAAATAGGATCTATTTATAAAAAGTATGATGTCTTTTTAAATGTAAATACTGTACAAAATAGTCCAACTATGTTTTCTTGTAGAGTTTTTGAGGTCCTCGCCTGTGGAATCAACCTAATCAGTGGCTATTCTTTAGGAATTGAAAAAATGCTTCCTCATATAGTCAAATTATGCACAACAAAAGAAGATACAATAAAATATTTAGATTTATTATTAAACAATAAAGATTTAAGAGATAGGCTTTCTATTTTGGGATTAAGGACTATATTAGAAAATCACACATATAAGCATAGATTTGAAACTATACTAGATAAAATAAAATTTCCTTATGAGAAAATAAAAAAAGCTGGAGTATCTATCATTACTTGTACAAATAGAAAACACTGTATGAATAATATATTTGAAAACTATGCTAGACAAACATATCCTTATAAAGAATTAATCCTTATTTTAAATAACAATCATATGAACTACGATCGTTGGATAAAAGAATCCAAAAAGTACGAAAATGTAACTATTTTTCAAATAGATGAACAAAAGACATTAGGAGAATGTCTTAATTTTGCTATTTCTAAATCTAAGTTTGATTATATATCTAAAATGGATGATGATGATTATTATGCACCCAATTACATGATCGATATGATGAATGCTTTTGTATATACAGATGCAGATGTAGTAGGTAAACATGCCTATTATATTTATCTTCCTGATTATAATATTTTAGCTTTAAAATTTCCTAATACAGAAAATCAATATACTCCATTTGTAGCAGGTTCTACTCTTACCTTTAAAAAGAAAGTATTTGAGAAAATAAAATTTATAACCCATAAACCCTCTGGGTGTGATAGTGAATTCTTATTAGATTGTAAAAAAAATGGATTCAAAATATATTCTACAGATAGATTCAACTATGCTGGATCTAGAAGAGCAAATTTAGAAGATCATACATGGAAAATTACTCCAGACGAATTTTTAAGAAAATGTGAAATTATTTTATATACAAAAGATTATCAAACACATATTACCATTTAA
- a CDS encoding DUF6385 domain-containing protein, translated as MPNNIVFNNVAQQLKTQIYGSDVNNPVQTDENGKLYINTVDTVSQVSNVASVDTVDQVSNVASVDVVDTVSAVVTVSEVSNVASVDTVDQVSNVASVDVVDTVSAVVTVSEVSNVASVDTIDQVSNVASVDVVDTVSAVVTVSEVSNVASVDTIDQVSNVASVDVVDTVSAVVTVSEVSNVASVDTIDQVSNVASVDVVDTVSAVVTVSEVSNVASVDTIDQVSNVASVDVVDTISAVVTVSEVSNVASVDTIDALTEIINTVDVSLVGHAFDTSNTTITDFDAAVTCLQIDTSEKNMYSYYVRNTGGATVVAKLEISPTETEAYFADDAATAIEIGPGGKGIIIPVKYLNYTRLHLTPADTTTVEAYYNAQA; from the coding sequence ATGCCTAACAATATTGTATTTAATAATGTAGCACAACAATTAAAAACTCAAATTTATGGAAGTGATGTCAATAATCCTGTTCAAACGGATGAAAATGGAAAACTTTATATCAATACAGTAGATACAGTAAGTCAAGTAAGTAATGTGGCAAGTGTAGATACAGTAGATCAAGTAAGCAATGTAGCAAGCGTAGATGTAGTAGATACAGTCAGTGCAGTAGTAACAGTAAGCGAAGTAAGTAATGTGGCAAGTGTGGATACAGTAGATCAAGTAAGTAATGTAGCAAGCGTAGATGTAGTAGATACAGTCAGTGCCGTAGTAACAGTAAGTGAAGTAAGTAATGTGGCAAGTGTAGATACAATAGATCAAGTAAGCAATGTAGCAAGCGTAGATGTAGTAGATACAGTCAGTGCCGTAGTAACAGTAAGCGAAGTAAGTAATGTGGCAAGTGTAGATACAATAGATCAAGTAAGCAATGTAGCAAGCGTAGATGTAGTAGATACAGTCAGTGCCGTAGTAACAGTAAGTGAAGTAAGTAATGTGGCAAGTGTGGATACAATAGATCAAGTAAGCAACGTAGCAAGCGTAGATGTAGTAGATACAGTCAGTGCCGTAGTAACAGTAAGTGAAGTAAGTAATGTGGCAAGTGTAGATACAATAGATCAAGTAAGCAATGTAGCAAGCGTAGATGTAGTAGATACAATAAGTGCCGTAGTAACAGTAAGTGAAGTAAGTAATGTGGCAAGTGTGGATACTATTGATGCTTTAACAGAAATTATCAATACAGTAGATGTAAGCTTAGTAGGACATGCATTTGATACAAGTAATACAACCATTACTGATTTTGATGCAGCAGTTACTTGTTTACAAATAGATACTTCAGAAAAAAATATGTACTCTTATTATGTAAGAAATACAGGAGGAGCTACAGTTGTTGCAAAATTAGAGATCTCTCCAACTGAAACAGAAGCATACTTTGCAGATGACGCTGCAACAGCAATAGAAATTGGCCCAGGTGGAAAGGGTATCATTATTCCTGTAAAATATTTAAATTATACAAGACTTCATTTAACACCTGCAGATACAACTACTGTTGAAGCATATTATAATGCGCAAGCATAG
- a CDS encoding TPR domain-containing glycosyltransferase, which translates to MLLSLCMIVKNEEKNIGRCLNSVAEIVNEMIVVDTGSTDDTVKIAKEYGADVFYFPWNDNFSDARNFSLQKAKGDWILIMDADDELEKKDKYKIAPLLDGKEIDFYIFETLSYVGNTIGEDMVSNLNIRIIRNHKGYRYEGAIHEQLKSREGDISKEKVKIEKVQIYHYGYLKEETNEKNKIERNIRILERVLENKEDDFHIFNMANEYLRMKEYEKAYELYSKIYNHFDPSKAFSPKLLLRMIVLLQQMGKNEKALQAIEEGLRYYPKFTDLEYIRGNIFYNQGKISLAIKSFKKCVKNGDPPIHLKILNDVGGYKTLYKLGEIYFDLQDDDEAYKYYVECIKAKGTFHLPLHKICKIFIKKGTEIEDIKKIMEKFFGENLNGPACIVLGDIFFGQKKYDISLGYFLKAKAFMPNSLKLNYYIGMNYLYLKHYEKAYEQFTQISNENFYEKTIYKRILCKILLGEMKQAQKLLDDVNHEKTRKITEVYKAFQNIIQDEECKVLSENIEESIEYVNIIFGLLNMLIEITTPEVFEKSLQLLNLIENNQVLLLLAKLYDHHGYKQLAYDECIRSIKIFNRMDEEGLDIMKKVIKGTI; encoded by the coding sequence ATGCTTTTAAGTTTATGTATGATTGTAAAAAATGAAGAAAAAAATATTGGAAGATGTTTAAATAGTGTAGCAGAAATTGTGAATGAAATGATTGTAGTAGATACAGGGTCTACTGATGATACAGTAAAGATAGCAAAAGAATATGGAGCAGATGTATTTTATTTTCCTTGGAATGATAATTTTAGTGATGCGAGAAATTTTTCATTGCAAAAGGCAAAAGGAGATTGGATTTTGATTATGGATGCAGACGATGAATTAGAAAAAAAAGATAAATACAAAATTGCTCCTTTATTAGATGGAAAAGAGATAGATTTTTATATATTTGAAACTTTAAGCTATGTAGGAAATACGATAGGAGAAGACATGGTGAGTAATTTAAATATTAGAATCATTAGAAATCATAAGGGATATAGATACGAAGGAGCTATTCATGAGCAATTAAAATCTAGGGAAGGAGATATTTCTAAAGAAAAAGTTAAAATAGAAAAAGTACAAATATATCATTATGGATATCTTAAAGAAGAAACAAATGAGAAAAATAAGATAGAAAGAAATATTAGAATTTTAGAAAGGGTACTAGAAAACAAAGAAGATGATTTTCATATTTTTAATATGGCTAATGAATATTTAAGAATGAAAGAATATGAAAAAGCTTATGAATTATACAGTAAGATATACAATCATTTTGATCCTTCTAAAGCATTTAGTCCTAAACTTTTACTGAGAATGATTGTTTTATTACAACAAATGGGAAAAAATGAGAAAGCATTACAGGCTATAGAGGAGGGGTTAAGGTATTATCCTAAATTTACAGATTTAGAGTATATAAGAGGAAATATTTTTTATAACCAGGGAAAAATTTCTTTAGCTATTAAGAGTTTTAAAAAATGTGTTAAAAATGGAGATCCTCCTATACATCTAAAAATACTAAATGATGTGGGAGGATATAAAACTCTTTACAAATTAGGAGAAATTTATTTTGATTTACAAGATGATGACGAAGCGTATAAATATTATGTAGAATGTATAAAAGCAAAAGGAACTTTTCATCTTCCACTTCATAAAATTTGTAAAATATTTATAAAAAAAGGAACAGAGATAGAAGATATAAAAAAAATAATGGAAAAATTTTTTGGAGAAAATTTGAATGGACCAGCATGTATTGTGTTAGGAGATATCTTTTTTGGTCAAAAAAAATATGATATATCTCTAGGATATTTTTTAAAAGCAAAAGCATTTATGCCAAATTCTTTAAAGCTAAATTATTATATAGGAATGAATTATTTATATTTAAAACATTATGAAAAAGCTTATGAACAATTTACACAAATAAGCAATGAAAATTTTTATGAAAAAACCATCTATAAAAGAATACTTTGTAAAATTTTATTAGGAGAAATGAAACAAGCACAAAAGTTATTGGATGATGTAAATCATGAGAAAACAAGAAAAATTACAGAAGTATATAAAGCTTTTCAAAATATTATTCAAGATGAAGAATGTAAAGTATTAAGTGAAAATATAGAAGAGTCTATAGAATATGTAAACATCATATTTGGATTACTCAATATGCTTATTGAAATTACTACTCCAGAAGTGTTTGAAAAATCTTTACAACTTTTAAATTTAATTGAAAATAATCAAGTATTACTCCTTCTAGCAAAACTTTATGATCATCATGGATATAAACAATTAGCTTATGATGAATGTATTCGGTCTATTAAAATATTTAATAGGATGGATGAAGAGGGATTAGACATAATGAAAAAGGTTATAAAAGGAACCATATAA
- a CDS encoding DNRLRE domain-containing protein — MVKILEQSPKKNTTINSFMTYENYKDYYALFLGKYMDDSVYRCLLEFSLPILVGKGTVEKVELLLYVIRNDDQDVIKQFQVHRIKEKFYEDQVSYSNQPPIDEKICSTFEIKDEIDTYIKVDITKLFSDWYTKKYSNHGLLLKSSNESQNSLVSFYNKGLEDGLHGPKMKIYYKQNHENIYSKSNKNIDIIKEYEKLSHVFHDEIYECKKILSIVMELEKIKEYDKALELIDKVIRYYPDFTDLIYKKGEILKIQNKFLLAIEAFQRCIEIGEGPLSLNFITGTGNVKSFVSLANIYFKLEDYEKAYVYCIKALQYNKNSIHNLALLYEILYKQKREMEDIKNKLENYMDNDLSGTNYIILGKVFMREKNYKCAYEYFLKAEEYLKDTSILFYDKGMCLLFLKDYHKAYDSFKKVNHKEYKEEAIYKMFLCKVLEGRIDEGSQILYQVREPENNLKYIVYDSFKRILKDEKPYIFDKEQSKKITDSIFELLDILIEGACPDIFEKSLNMLNIIDDDEVLLKLAKLYDVHGFYDMAYKEFIRSIKIFEKIDMEGIQKMENIFLKRK, encoded by the coding sequence ATGGTAAAAATCTTAGAACAAAGTCCTAAAAAAAATACGACCATTAATAGCTTTATGACTTATGAAAATTATAAAGATTATTATGCTCTTTTTTTAGGAAAATATATGGATGACTCTGTGTATAGATGCCTTTTAGAGTTTTCATTACCTATCTTAGTAGGGAAAGGAACTGTAGAGAAAGTAGAATTGTTACTTTATGTCATTAGAAATGATGATCAAGATGTGATCAAACAGTTTCAAGTACACAGAATAAAAGAAAAATTTTATGAAGATCAAGTTAGTTATTCAAACCAACCTCCTATAGATGAAAAAATATGTAGTACTTTTGAAATTAAGGATGAAATAGATACTTATATCAAAGTAGATATTACTAAATTATTTAGTGATTGGTATACAAAAAAATATTCTAATCATGGTCTTTTATTAAAATCATCCAATGAAAGTCAAAATAGTTTAGTGTCTTTTTATAATAAAGGATTAGAAGATGGGCTACATGGTCCTAAGATGAAAATATATTATAAACAAAATCATGAAAATATCTATAGTAAGAGCAATAAAAATATAGATATTATAAAGGAGTATGAAAAATTATCTCATGTATTTCATGATGAAATATATGAATGTAAAAAAATACTCAGTATAGTAATGGAATTAGAAAAAATAAAAGAGTATGATAAAGCACTGGAATTGATTGATAAAGTGATTCGGTATTATCCAGATTTTACAGATTTGATATACAAAAAAGGAGAAATTTTAAAAATACAAAATAAGTTTTTATTGGCAATAGAAGCCTTTCAAAGATGTATAGAAATAGGAGAAGGGCCTTTATCGTTAAATTTTATCACAGGAACAGGAAATGTTAAATCATTTGTTTCATTAGCCAATATCTATTTTAAATTAGAGGATTATGAAAAAGCATATGTATATTGTATAAAAGCACTACAATATAATAAGAATTCGATCCATAATTTAGCCCTTTTATATGAAATACTTTACAAACAGAAAAGAGAAATGGAAGATATAAAAAACAAATTAGAAAATTATATGGACAATGATTTGAGTGGAACAAATTATATAATTTTAGGAAAAGTCTTTATGAGGGAGAAAAATTACAAATGTGCATATGAATATTTTTTAAAAGCAGAAGAATATTTAAAAGATACATCTATTTTATTTTATGATAAAGGAATGTGTTTATTGTTTTTAAAAGATTATCATAAAGCTTATGATAGCTTTAAAAAAGTAAATCATAAGGAATATAAAGAAGAAGCTATATATAAAATGTTTTTATGTAAAGTTTTAGAGGGCCGTATAGATGAAGGTTCTCAAATATTATATCAAGTAAGAGAACCAGAAAACAATTTGAAATATATTGTTTATGATTCTTTTAAAAGAATATTAAAAGATGAAAAACCTTATATTTTTGACAAAGAGCAATCTAAGAAAATAACAGATAGTATTTTTGAATTATTAGATATACTAATAGAAGGGGCTTGTCCAGATATATTTGAAAAATCTCTAAATATGTTGAATATAATAGACGATGATGAGGTGCTTTTGAAATTGGCAAAATTATATGATGTTCATGGATTTTATGATATGGCTTATAAAGAATTTATAAGATCCATAAAAATATTTGAAAAAATAGATATGGAGGGAATCCAGAAAATGGAGAACATCTTTCTAAAGAGGAAATAG
- a CDS encoding cell division protein ZapA: protein MNNKNKVIVRIYGQEYTMVGQESREYMQKVANYVDDKMVHIARNSTKLSTAMVAVLTCLNIADEYFKLHEELKNMEDESKKPFEELEKTKEQLVATMADFEKREENYQEVVTKLQEEVKGLSQNIECENLKTEIENLKEVLADKEREMEEMERKNDELQKKVLDSQIKYVQTRKELDSFIETFDDRK from the coding sequence ATGAATAACAAAAACAAAGTTATTGTTAGAATATATGGGCAAGAATATACAATGGTTGGTCAGGAATCTAGAGAATATATGCAAAAGGTGGCCAATTATGTAGATGATAAAATGGTACATATTGCAAGAAATAGTACAAAATTAAGTACGGCAATGGTAGCTGTTTTAACGTGCCTAAATATTGCAGATGAATATTTTAAGCTCCATGAAGAACTGAAAAATATGGAGGATGAATCAAAAAAACCTTTTGAGGAATTAGAAAAGACAAAAGAACAATTGGTAGCTACTATGGCTGATTTTGAAAAAAGAGAGGAAAATTATCAAGAAGTTGTCACAAAGCTACAGGAAGAAGTGAAAGGATTATCTCAAAATATTGAATGTGAAAATCTTAAAACAGAAATAGAAAATTTAAAAGAAGTTTTGGCAGACAAAGAAAGGGAAATGGAAGAAATGGAAAGAAAGAATGATGAACTTCAAAAAAAAGTATTGGATAGTCAAATTAAATATGTACAAACTAGAAAAGAGTTAGATTCCTTTATTGAAACTTTTGATGATCGAAAGTAA